The following proteins come from a genomic window of Paramicrobacterium humi:
- a CDS encoding ABC transporter substrate-binding protein, translating into MSPHTQLKRSIRISAALAAVGALALSGCSGGQGATTLDKDAKVTITMWSGQTDEAQDYIKKLASEFEDEHPNVTIDLSAGASSTEQLLQKLSAGFAGNSYPDISYAFGAWASQLEASGRTLDITDQVSEPDVKWDEFSEAARATVQPTGEKTIGFPAIVDNLSLIYNKTLFDKAGLDYPDESWDWSDFREAAKKLTDPASNTYGYGYSVSGSEETTWQFWPHLWQNGGSILTDDQSKAAFDSDAGVTALTFLQDMAVTDKSVYLDQTDTKFGQLFASDRIGMITSGPWQLYDLKAAGTDYGVTVLPGTDGDHQTVSGPDIWALFDHKDKNREYWAYQFIEWLTSAEQDVRWNVAIGNLPLRSSEVSSDAFAKQAAEYPGLDVMAANNENAVKARPTVPGYVNLSEAIGGAISSVLQGQGDPADALKAAAEKSNKKLGASK; encoded by the coding sequence ATGTCCCCCCATACACAGCTCAAGCGCTCCATCCGAATATCCGCCGCGCTAGCCGCCGTCGGAGCACTGGCCCTGTCGGGCTGCAGCGGCGGCCAGGGCGCGACGACGCTCGACAAAGACGCCAAGGTCACGATCACGATGTGGTCGGGTCAGACCGATGAGGCGCAGGACTACATCAAGAAGCTCGCGAGCGAGTTCGAAGACGAGCACCCGAACGTCACGATCGACCTGTCGGCCGGCGCCTCGTCGACCGAGCAGCTCCTGCAGAAGCTGTCCGCGGGCTTCGCGGGAAACAGCTACCCCGACATCTCCTACGCCTTCGGCGCGTGGGCGAGCCAGCTCGAGGCCTCCGGACGCACGCTCGACATCACCGATCAGGTGAGCGAGCCTGACGTGAAATGGGACGAGTTCTCCGAGGCCGCCCGCGCGACGGTGCAGCCGACGGGCGAGAAGACGATCGGCTTCCCCGCCATCGTCGACAACCTCTCCCTCATCTACAACAAGACCCTCTTCGACAAGGCCGGGCTCGACTACCCCGACGAGAGCTGGGACTGGAGCGACTTCCGCGAGGCCGCGAAGAAGCTGACCGATCCCGCGAGCAACACCTACGGGTACGGCTACTCCGTCTCGGGATCCGAGGAGACGACGTGGCAGTTCTGGCCCCACTTGTGGCAGAACGGCGGCTCGATCCTCACCGATGACCAGTCGAAGGCCGCCTTCGACTCCGACGCCGGCGTCACCGCGCTCACGTTCCTCCAGGACATGGCCGTCACCGACAAGAGCGTCTACCTCGATCAGACTGACACGAAGTTCGGTCAGCTGTTCGCGAGCGATCGCATCGGCATGATCACCTCGGGGCCGTGGCAGCTCTACGACCTGAAGGCGGCGGGCACCGACTACGGCGTCACGGTCCTGCCCGGAACCGACGGCGACCACCAGACGGTCTCCGGCCCTGACATCTGGGCGCTGTTCGACCATAAGGACAAGAACCGCGAGTACTGGGCGTACCAGTTCATCGAATGGCTCACGAGCGCCGAGCAGGACGTGCGCTGGAACGTCGCGATCGGCAACCTGCCGCTGCGCTCGAGCGAGGTGTCGTCCGACGCGTTCGCGAAGCAGGCCGCCGAGTACCCGGGCCTCGACGTCATGGCCGCGAACAACGAGAACGCCGTCAAGGCGCGGCCCACCGTGCCGGGCTACGTGAACCTCTCCGAGGCGATCGGCGGCGCGATCTCGAGCGTGCTCCAGGGTCAGGGCGACCCCGCTGACGCGCTCAAGGCCGCGGCCGAGAAGTCCAACAAGAAGCTCGGAGCTTCGAAGTAA
- a CDS encoding carbohydrate ABC transporter permease, which translates to MSQTRMLVAPGASRGGAPGRPKGSLFLGWSFVGPATLVVLGLSIFPAVWAFILSLQEWDGFTDPTFLGGDNYARLFGDPEFWDSVMHTLFYTVLFVPSSVLAGLFLAVALNRRIRFIGIYRTAIFVPFVASAAATGILTTYLFSPQFGVVNNVLRVIGLPQQRWLEDPSQAMVVIAIMSLWGQAAFTTVIYLAALQDIPNDLIEAARIDGANRWQTFWRVVWPQLAPVTVFVTIWQMIEAIKLFDLVFTTTKGGPLDSTKTIVYFVWERAFKGLEFGYGSASAYALFALTLIITLGVVVYSRRSKTEAF; encoded by the coding sequence ATGAGCCAGACGCGGATGCTGGTCGCACCGGGAGCCTCGCGAGGCGGGGCTCCCGGCCGCCCCAAGGGATCGCTCTTCCTGGGCTGGTCGTTCGTCGGGCCCGCGACTCTCGTCGTGCTTGGCCTGTCGATCTTCCCCGCGGTGTGGGCGTTCATCCTGTCGCTGCAGGAGTGGGACGGCTTCACCGATCCCACGTTCCTCGGCGGTGACAACTACGCGCGGCTGTTCGGCGATCCCGAGTTCTGGGACTCGGTCATGCACACGCTGTTCTACACGGTGCTGTTCGTGCCCTCGTCCGTGCTCGCGGGCCTGTTCCTCGCCGTCGCCCTCAACCGCCGCATCCGCTTCATCGGCATCTACCGCACCGCGATCTTCGTGCCGTTCGTCGCGTCCGCCGCGGCCACCGGCATCCTGACCACCTATCTGTTCAGCCCGCAGTTCGGCGTCGTCAACAACGTCCTGCGCGTGATCGGGCTGCCGCAGCAGCGGTGGCTCGAGGACCCGTCGCAGGCGATGGTCGTCATCGCGATCATGTCGCTGTGGGGCCAGGCCGCGTTCACGACGGTCATCTACCTCGCCGCGCTGCAGGACATCCCGAACGACCTGATCGAGGCCGCCCGCATCGACGGCGCCAACCGGTGGCAGACGTTCTGGCGGGTCGTCTGGCCGCAGCTCGCTCCCGTCACGGTCTTCGTCACGATCTGGCAGATGATTGAGGCCATCAAGCTCTTCGACCTCGTCTTCACGACGACGAAGGGCGGCCCGCTCGACTCGACGAAGACGATCGTGTACTTCGTCTGGGAGCGCGCCTTCAAGGGACTCGAGTTCGGCTACGGGTCGGCCAGCGCGTACGCGCTCTTCGCCCTGACCCTGATCATCACCCTCGGCGTCGTCGTGTATTCACGGCGCAGCAAGACGGAGGCTTTCTGA
- a CDS encoding sodium:solute symporter family protein, with amino-acid sequence MTAAGLWTIGLALAYTAALVIVGRMLQRRAVLSGAGGAGFFVGGRSFSKWTVAFCITGLFSGSSFISILELSYRTGISAIWYGVAESVQVILIALLLVKPLRERLVVTVTGIIGERFGRLAQGIAGAITAFTFPMWSVATAIAFASALHAFTDLSIYAAIGVTAVLLLFFLWAGGMRAVAFTQTMNCVVFLAMLVVGVIAFLVNPGIAGLAELAQSRPEMVDPTSAGVTLIAAWFGTFVVNVLLAQAAFQMSLSCRTPEEGQKGLFLAAGLGMPLIILGVVLGTAAAVVVPNAALPLVATPTYIAEVLPAPLTGVFFLGIWACALGWAGPCQFSGATSLGRDVGRAIRPSASEADLVRYTRWSLVVLTALMIGFAFLRTEQAAWWNVLAWTLRNGATLAPVLAAFFWPLATRRAAIPAMVAGFGSGLLWYHLGAWSPAAFFLGIHPVWVGMSVNVVVMIALTLASTRWTWTTDAARRRRGMSFAIATAVAAAITIPAAPWLHALGLSGLVYFALLALASTTVFFWTVPAEQQHEPASDSDGSPEELTASSDVSP; translated from the coding sequence ATGACCGCAGCAGGCCTCTGGACCATCGGGCTCGCTCTCGCCTACACGGCCGCGCTCGTGATTGTCGGCCGGATGCTGCAACGGCGCGCCGTGCTTTCCGGGGCGGGTGGCGCCGGCTTCTTCGTCGGCGGTCGCAGCTTCAGCAAGTGGACCGTCGCGTTCTGCATCACCGGGCTGTTCTCCGGCTCGTCGTTCATCTCGATCCTCGAACTCAGCTACCGAACGGGCATCTCAGCAATCTGGTACGGCGTCGCCGAGAGCGTGCAGGTTATCCTCATCGCCCTGCTGCTCGTGAAGCCGCTTCGCGAACGACTCGTCGTGACCGTCACGGGAATCATCGGGGAGCGCTTCGGCCGTCTCGCGCAGGGCATCGCGGGCGCGATCACGGCGTTCACGTTCCCGATGTGGTCGGTCGCGACGGCGATCGCGTTCGCGTCGGCACTGCACGCGTTCACCGACCTGTCGATCTACGCCGCGATCGGCGTGACGGCCGTGCTCCTGCTGTTCTTCCTCTGGGCGGGCGGGATGCGCGCCGTCGCGTTCACGCAGACGATGAACTGCGTCGTCTTCCTGGCCATGCTCGTCGTCGGAGTCATCGCGTTCCTCGTGAACCCGGGCATCGCCGGCCTGGCCGAACTTGCACAGAGCAGGCCAGAGATGGTCGACCCGACGAGCGCGGGCGTCACCCTCATCGCCGCATGGTTCGGCACGTTCGTCGTCAACGTGCTGCTCGCGCAGGCTGCATTCCAGATGAGCTTGTCGTGCCGCACTCCCGAAGAGGGGCAGAAGGGACTGTTCCTCGCCGCCGGGCTCGGCATGCCGCTCATCATTCTCGGCGTCGTGCTCGGCACGGCAGCGGCGGTCGTCGTGCCGAATGCTGCGCTGCCGCTCGTCGCGACGCCAACCTACATCGCCGAAGTTCTGCCGGCGCCGCTCACCGGAGTGTTCTTCCTCGGCATCTGGGCGTGCGCTCTCGGCTGGGCCGGTCCCTGCCAGTTCTCGGGCGCGACGAGCCTCGGCCGAGACGTGGGCCGGGCGATTCGCCCGAGCGCGAGCGAAGCCGACCTCGTGCGGTATACGCGCTGGTCGCTTGTCGTGCTCACGGCGCTCATGATCGGGTTCGCCTTCTTGCGCACCGAGCAGGCCGCATGGTGGAACGTTCTCGCCTGGACGTTGCGCAACGGTGCGACGCTTGCTCCTGTGCTCGCCGCATTCTTCTGGCCACTCGCCACACGGCGGGCCGCCATCCCGGCTATGGTCGCGGGCTTCGGCTCCGGACTGCTCTGGTACCACCTCGGCGCCTGGTCGCCGGCGGCGTTCTTCCTCGGCATCCATCCCGTGTGGGTTGGCATGTCGGTGAATGTCGTCGTCATGATCGCACTCACCCTCGCGAGCACCCGCTGGACATGGACGACGGATGCCGCCCGGCGCCGCCGCGGCATGAGCTTCGCCATCGCGACTGCTGTGGCCGCCGCGATCACGATTCCCGCGGCGCCGTGGCTCCACGCACTCGGCCTGTCGGGCCTGGTCTACTTCGCGCTGCTCGCACTCGCCTCGACCACCGTCTTCTTCTGGACGGTCCCGGCCGAGCAACAGCACGAGCCCGCGAGCGACTCCGATGGATCGCCCGAGGAGCTCACGGCCAGCTCCGACGTTTCCCCGTGA
- a CDS encoding carbohydrate kinase family protein, producing the protein MRVHTLVVGDANPDFILRGDVSPRFGQAEQLLSSAELVLGGSASIVAAGLARLEVDTGLLATVGTDYFGKQTERFLDKCGIDTSQVLRTSAGATGISVILSQPDDRSILTFPGVIPTLSIDAVRGAVARTTPAHVHFSSYFLLPELSAGLPDLLDELRAVGISTSVDTNWDPSEQWVGLDEVLPRITHFMPNRQELRAVGAGYADDPAGSDEDIARQLAALGPRVLVKRGSEGGLLAMPDGSIHVAAVPDVEVVDTTGAGDSFNAGYIAAMAHGIEDEQERLAWATLAGSHSVTRPGGTGAQISLSELTDSLSAVGVAR; encoded by the coding sequence ATGCGCGTGCACACACTCGTCGTCGGAGACGCGAACCCCGACTTCATTCTGCGAGGGGACGTGAGCCCGCGCTTCGGCCAAGCGGAGCAGCTGCTGTCGTCCGCCGAGCTCGTGCTCGGCGGCAGCGCCTCGATCGTCGCGGCCGGCCTCGCCCGGCTCGAGGTCGACACGGGGCTGCTCGCCACCGTGGGCACCGACTACTTCGGGAAGCAGACGGAGCGATTCCTCGACAAGTGCGGCATCGACACGTCGCAAGTGCTGCGCACGTCCGCCGGGGCGACGGGCATCTCCGTCATCCTCTCGCAGCCCGACGACCGGTCCATCCTGACCTTCCCCGGCGTGATCCCGACGCTGTCCATCGACGCCGTCCGCGGCGCCGTCGCACGCACGACGCCGGCTCACGTTCACTTCTCGTCGTACTTCCTGCTCCCCGAGCTCTCGGCGGGACTGCCCGACCTGCTCGACGAGCTCCGCGCCGTCGGGATCAGCACGAGCGTCGACACCAACTGGGACCCGAGCGAACAGTGGGTCGGCCTTGACGAGGTGCTGCCGCGCATCACCCACTTCATGCCGAACCGTCAGGAGCTGCGCGCGGTCGGCGCCGGCTACGCCGACGACCCCGCCGGCTCCGACGAGGACATCGCTCGCCAGCTCGCCGCGCTCGGCCCCCGCGTTCTCGTCAAGCGCGGCTCCGAGGGCGGCCTGCTCGCGATGCCGGACGGCAGCATCCACGTCGCGGCCGTGCCCGACGTCGAGGTCGTCGACACCACCGGCGCCGGCGACAGCTTCAACGCCGGCTACATCGCGGCGATGGCGCACGGAATCGAGGATGAGCAGGAGCGGCTCGCGTGGGCGACGCTCGCGGGCTCGCACTCGGTGACGCGCCCTGGCGGCACGGGCGCGCAGATCTCCCTCAGCGAGCTGACCGACAGTCTGAGCGCCGTCGGCGTTGCGCGCTGA
- a CDS encoding OsmC family protein — translation MTTDVSIRDFSFHIDEPEPVGGTNSAPTPMEFIAGALNGCITVVVETVAAELDIHLDGIETASHAHMDVRGFRGTADVSPHYTDYALSIEIRTDATAEQRGELVRQSEKRCPAINLVRDAGVPLTIDWRYEPSTNGAS, via the coding sequence ATGACGACCGATGTCAGCATCCGGGATTTCTCGTTCCATATCGACGAGCCCGAACCGGTCGGCGGCACGAATTCGGCACCGACGCCGATGGAGTTCATCGCGGGCGCCCTCAACGGCTGTATCACCGTCGTCGTCGAGACCGTCGCAGCCGAACTCGACATTCACCTCGACGGCATCGAGACCGCCTCGCATGCGCACATGGATGTGCGCGGCTTCCGCGGCACCGCCGACGTGTCGCCGCATTACACCGACTACGCTCTGTCGATCGAGATCCGCACCGATGCGACGGCAGAGCAGCGTGGCGAACTCGTGCGGCAGAGCGAGAAGCGATGCCCCGCCATCAACCTCGTCCGCGATGCTGGTGTCCCCCTCACGATCGATTGGCGCTACGAGCCGAGCACGAACGGCGCCTCATGA
- a CDS encoding carbohydrate ABC transporter permease: protein MVATQNAIGVVPHAEPVPAGRRRRRRISGWHFVLAPIALIFVIPFVQMILAALSPSAELVTFPPPFFPSTLTFDNFAKLFATTNVLQWLVNSIIVSAAAILAHIVLCSLAGYGFARLRFRGRNVGFLMIVATIMLPTQLLMIPTYILFSKIGLINTLGAAIVPWLASAFGIFLMRQFFLSLPVELEEAGMLDGCSRWGIFFRIVLPLARPALATLAIFTLLSAWNDLIWPLIAINDPGAFTIQLGIANFQGTRQTEWGLLMAGNVVAVIPLVVFFLIAQKQFIQTMTFSGLKG, encoded by the coding sequence ATGGTCGCCACGCAAAACGCCATCGGCGTCGTTCCGCACGCCGAGCCGGTCCCCGCCGGGCGCCGCCGCCGACGCCGCATCAGCGGGTGGCACTTCGTGCTCGCGCCGATCGCTCTCATCTTCGTCATCCCGTTCGTGCAGATGATCCTCGCGGCGCTCTCGCCCTCCGCCGAGCTCGTGACGTTCCCGCCGCCGTTCTTCCCGTCGACACTCACGTTCGACAACTTCGCGAAGCTGTTCGCCACGACGAACGTGCTGCAGTGGCTCGTCAACTCGATAATCGTCTCGGCGGCCGCGATCCTCGCGCACATCGTGCTGTGCTCGCTCGCCGGCTACGGCTTCGCCCGGCTGCGATTCAGGGGCCGCAACGTCGGGTTCCTCATGATCGTCGCAACGATCATGCTGCCGACGCAGCTGCTCATGATCCCGACCTATATCCTCTTCTCGAAGATCGGGCTCATCAACACCCTCGGCGCCGCGATCGTGCCATGGCTCGCCTCGGCGTTCGGCATCTTCCTCATGCGGCAGTTCTTCCTGAGCCTGCCCGTGGAGCTCGAAGAGGCCGGCATGCTCGACGGATGCTCCCGCTGGGGGATCTTCTTCCGCATCGTGCTGCCGCTCGCCCGGCCCGCTCTCGCGACGCTCGCGATCTTCACTCTGCTGAGCGCGTGGAACGACCTCATCTGGCCGCTCATCGCGATCAACGACCCGGGCGCGTTCACGATCCAGCTCGGCATCGCCAACTTCCAGGGAACACGGCAGACCGAGTGGGGGCTCCTGATGGCGGGAAACGTCGTCGCCGTCATCCCGCTCGTCGTGTTCTTCCTGATCGCCCAGAAGCAATTCATCCAAACAATGACGTTCTCCGGACTGAAAGGATAA